One Planctomycetaceae bacterium genomic region harbors:
- a CDS encoding sigma-70 family RNA polymerase sigma factor: protein MLEQIYSSHRQGLFSLALSITGCRQQAEDAIHSAFERLCRSTASPNGEPVNYVFAAVRNAARDAVQADRRVSKLRESIFNSHFDCPAAETAPADGLLTEERDQILRSAVENLDDDDREVVVLKVFAELTFDAIGAILNQPAKTLASRYRRALKKLEEQLRGQL from the coding sequence ATGCTGGAACAGATCTATTCGTCGCACCGGCAGGGGCTGTTTTCTCTGGCGTTGTCCATCACGGGCTGTCGGCAACAAGCGGAAGATGCCATCCATTCGGCGTTTGAACGCCTGTGCCGTTCAACAGCCTCACCAAACGGCGAGCCCGTGAACTACGTCTTTGCGGCGGTCAGAAATGCGGCTCGTGATGCGGTTCAGGCGGACCGACGGGTATCGAAGCTGCGGGAGTCGATCTTCAACAGTCACTTCGACTGTCCTGCTGCCGAAACCGCACCGGCCGACGGCCTGCTGACGGAGGAGCGCGATCAGATTCTGCGGTCGGCCGTTGAAAATCTGGATGACGATGATCGGGAGGTGGTGGTGCTGAAGGTCTTCGCGGAACTGACATTCGACGCGATCGGCGCGATTCTGAATCAGCCCGCCAAGACTCTGGCGAGTCGTTATCGCCGCGCTTTGAAGAAACTGGAAGAACAATTGCGAGGTCAGCTATGA
- a CDS encoding AbrB/MazE/SpoVT family DNA-binding domain-containing protein has protein sequence MSTIQKWGNSLAIRIPQTLARQLSVEEGAAVELQVRSRELVIRPIRAKKLSLHELLKNCRPSQLHGETDFGADVGFEVVE, from the coding sequence ATGTCAACGATTCAGAAGTGGGGTAATAGCCTCGCAATTCGAATCCCGCAGACGCTCGCCAGGCAACTTTCGGTAGAAGAGGGAGCTGCCGTCGAACTGCAGGTTCGGAGTCGCGAATTGGTAATCCGGCCGATCCGGGCCAAGAAGCTCAGCCTTCATGAGTTGCTGAAGAACTGCCGCCCCTCGCAATTGCACGGCGAAACCGATTTTGGTGCCGACGTCGGTTTTGAGGTGGTCGAGTGA
- a CDS encoding DUF2784 family protein — protein sequence MLSFLNIAFFVIHNTLIVFNLTGWIWPKTRKLHLVTMGMTLFSWLVMGAWKGWGYCACADWHFQIRRRMGIHAGESSYTELLFNQVPGLKVTRTFADIVTITVLVLILFVTAFVWLRTKSSNRTP from the coding sequence ATGCTGTCATTCCTGAATATAGCGTTCTTCGTAATTCACAACACACTTATCGTCTTCAACCTGACCGGCTGGATTTGGCCGAAGACCCGCAAACTGCACCTCGTCACGATGGGCATGACGCTGTTTTCCTGGCTGGTGATGGGGGCCTGGAAGGGCTGGGGTTACTGTGCCTGCGCCGACTGGCATTTTCAGATTCGCCGCCGGATGGGAATCCATGCCGGGGAGTCGTCCTACACCGAACTGCTGTTCAACCAGGTCCCGGGACTCAAGGTAACGCGGACCTTCGCCGACATCGTCACGATCACGGTCCTGGTGCTCATTCTTTTCGTGACGGCCTTCGTCTGGCTCCGCACCAAATCGTCCAACCGCACACCTTGA
- a CDS encoding 2OG-Fe(II) oxygenase gives MVKDLTKSLSDAISSSIRASKFCCGGTIPQSDPGIEVKDVGVLKFPLKPKAVKSLVEQCQIAPFGKGTKTLVDTKVRKTYELSPDRFCVSDEWTAKVADVVAGVASELGLPPDKLQPELYKLLVYKEGGFFVPHRDSEKNDGMVASLIIALPNEFRGGALIVRHPPSQEMRFPFEEAANGNVASYAAFYADCEHEVRRVERGVRVCLCYNLTLRPSKTARGKRKSGEQDGNPLAASVRSWFAVRPSAPLVFALEHQYTERGLSGSLLKGVDRSLADLVTSVAEEADCQVHLAHVSRHLCQFADDGSFQDWDRYGRRSRSRTGRKLEIGETYEDELLGTQWTNLSGKKQPWGDLPLELTSIVSEIPIDGWKPTSEEYEGYTGNAGNTLDRWYHRTAVVIWPTSQHYNVLASAGHAVCIPLFLKLMSKLARAAKYRKESVRSDCIAFARAIISNWPTVYERHRQTRVQDDTQSLLDQFRDQLVTLNDRETIVELLSQVASRDQTLGLKALIQHACREFGLPSIAAGLQALLTPPHDLYRRIDLPVRNVEWLAAVCELSQKDDVARDVARDLCRKAVSWFCVPIPRQRYYGYRDDARTRTTAEAALPRLLKALLNCDCSNEVASVIQFVESNPGQFTLEHGHVPTLIKLVPWSLKRFGRIPEPIQDWLTQVRQQLETATALEPQPPADWTHPSDVSCQCRFCDQLSAFLRDPTAEVGRIPAREDIRSHLIQQISQQQFDVTHTIEKLKSPYSLVLTKTQDSFQRTLKRYQLDTNLLATLPKSE, from the coding sequence ATGGTCAAGGATCTGACGAAATCCCTTTCTGACGCCATCTCAAGTTCGATTCGAGCCTCAAAGTTCTGCTGCGGAGGAACGATCCCGCAGTCAGATCCCGGGATTGAGGTCAAAGACGTCGGGGTTCTCAAGTTTCCGCTGAAACCGAAGGCGGTCAAAAGCCTGGTCGAACAGTGTCAGATCGCTCCGTTTGGCAAGGGCACAAAGACGCTTGTCGACACGAAGGTTCGTAAGACGTATGAGCTGTCACCAGATCGCTTTTGCGTGAGCGACGAGTGGACAGCGAAGGTCGCTGATGTCGTCGCCGGCGTTGCGTCGGAACTGGGACTTCCGCCGGACAAATTGCAGCCCGAACTCTACAAACTGCTTGTGTATAAAGAGGGCGGTTTCTTCGTTCCGCATCGTGACAGCGAGAAGAACGATGGCATGGTCGCCAGTCTGATCATCGCCCTGCCGAACGAGTTTCGCGGAGGCGCTTTGATTGTCAGGCATCCCCCGTCACAGGAAATGAGATTTCCGTTTGAGGAAGCGGCCAACGGCAATGTCGCAAGCTATGCCGCGTTCTATGCGGACTGTGAGCACGAAGTCAGGCGAGTTGAGAGGGGAGTGCGTGTTTGTCTGTGCTACAACCTGACTCTGCGTCCGTCCAAAACTGCTCGTGGAAAACGCAAGTCAGGTGAGCAGGATGGCAATCCGCTGGCGGCGTCCGTGCGCTCGTGGTTTGCGGTTCGTCCTTCCGCGCCGCTCGTCTTTGCTCTGGAGCACCAATACACAGAGCGAGGTCTTTCGGGAAGCCTGCTGAAAGGCGTAGATCGCTCGCTCGCTGATCTCGTGACCTCCGTTGCCGAAGAAGCCGACTGCCAGGTTCACCTGGCACACGTTTCTCGTCATCTGTGTCAATTTGCGGACGATGGCAGCTTTCAGGACTGGGATCGCTACGGCCGGCGCAGTCGCTCGCGGACGGGCCGAAAACTTGAGATCGGAGAAACATACGAGGATGAGTTGCTGGGAACCCAATGGACGAATCTCTCCGGAAAGAAGCAGCCATGGGGAGACCTGCCCCTGGAACTGACCTCGATCGTTTCGGAGATTCCCATCGATGGCTGGAAACCGACCTCAGAAGAATACGAAGGCTACACGGGAAACGCAGGCAACACGCTCGACCGCTGGTATCACCGCACGGCCGTCGTGATCTGGCCGACATCCCAACACTACAATGTGCTGGCGTCCGCCGGCCATGCGGTCTGCATCCCGCTTTTTCTCAAGCTGATGTCGAAACTGGCCAGGGCGGCAAAGTACCGAAAGGAAAGTGTTCGCTCCGACTGCATCGCCTTCGCGCGAGCCATCATTTCGAATTGGCCAACTGTCTACGAGCGACATCGGCAGACGCGGGTACAAGACGACACTCAATCCCTGCTGGATCAGTTTCGCGACCAACTTGTCACTCTCAACGACCGGGAGACCATCGTCGAGCTGTTGTCGCAGGTTGCCTCGCGCGACCAGACGCTCGGCCTGAAAGCGTTGATACAGCACGCGTGCCGGGAATTTGGACTGCCCTCGATCGCAGCCGGGCTCCAGGCACTTTTGACTCCGCCGCATGACCTTTACAGACGCATTGATCTTCCGGTGCGAAACGTGGAATGGCTGGCTGCCGTCTGCGAGTTGTCGCAGAAGGACGATGTGGCCCGAGACGTTGCACGCGATCTCTGCCGCAAGGCTGTCTCATGGTTCTGCGTCCCCATCCCCAGGCAGCGCTATTATGGTTATCGCGACGACGCTCGCACCAGGACGACAGCAGAGGCCGCGTTGCCGCGACTCCTCAAAGCCCTGCTGAACTGCGACTGCAGCAATGAAGTCGCGAGTGTCATTCAGTTTGTGGAATCAAACCCGGGACAGTTCACTCTGGAACATGGTCACGTGCCGACTCTCATAAAACTCGTCCCCTGGTCATTGAAACGATTTGGCCGGATTCCGGAGCCAATTCAGGACTGGCTGACGCAGGTTCGGCAGCAACTGGAAACAGCAACGGCCCTCGAACCTCAACCGCCGGCCGACTGGACGCACCCGTCAGACGTCTCCTGCCAATGCAGATTCTGCGACCAACTGAGTGCGTTTCTGAGAGACCCCACCGCCGAAGTCGGCCGAATCCCCGCCCGCGAGGACATCCGTTCGCATTTGATCCAGCAGATCTCTCAACAGCAATTCGACGTGACACACACCATCGAGAAGCTGAAAAGCCCGTACTCCCTCGTCCTGACCAAAACGCAGGATTCGTTCCAAAGAACCCTCAAGCGATATCAACTGGACACAAACCTGCTGGCGACCCTGCCGAAGTCAGAATGA
- the mazF gene encoding endoribonuclease MazF, translating to MPDRGDLVWITLNPIAGHEQAGRRPAIVISPRSYNRKTGLCVLCPATRQAKGYAFEVEISNPDGTTTVVLADHLRNVDWKARNIQLIRRVSEAELYEVVSRIDALLVSPDV from the coding sequence ATGCCTGATCGCGGCGACCTGGTCTGGATTACGTTGAATCCGATTGCTGGGCATGAGCAGGCTGGTCGTCGTCCGGCGATAGTGATCAGTCCTCGAAGCTATAACCGCAAAACGGGCTTGTGCGTCCTGTGCCCGGCTACGCGGCAGGCGAAGGGTTACGCCTTTGAAGTGGAGATCTCGAACCCGGACGGCACCACAACTGTGGTGCTGGCCGATCATCTGCGGAATGTCGATTGGAAGGCACGCAACATCCAGTTGATTCGTCGAGTCTCCGAAGCGGAGTTGTATGAAGTCGTATCGCGAATCGACGCCTTGCTCGTTAGCCCGGATGTCTGA
- a CDS encoding GNAT family N-acetyltransferase produces MDIRRADLRDLPELCTVFRDAVLTLGPQAYSRRQVTAWAEFADADNFPLFVATAATFVAEDLAGIRGFCGVEEDGHVASVYVRPDSFRRGIASRLLAHVISYAADIGIPRLHAEASHFSRPLFHKFGFTDIRVETVKRNNVLFKRFLVERLAGSPH; encoded by the coding sequence ATGGACATTCGACGAGCCGACTTACGCGATCTGCCGGAACTGTGTACCGTCTTCCGCGACGCCGTCCTGACGCTCGGACCTCAGGCGTATTCACGTCGCCAGGTCACCGCCTGGGCAGAGTTCGCCGACGCCGACAACTTTCCCCTGTTTGTCGCGACCGCCGCGACATTTGTCGCCGAGGATTTGGCCGGAATTCGCGGATTCTGTGGAGTCGAAGAGGATGGCCACGTTGCGTCCGTCTACGTGCGGCCCGACAGCTTCCGCCGAGGTATCGCCAGCCGGCTGCTGGCGCACGTCATTTCGTACGCAGCCGATATCGGCATCCCCCGGCTCCACGCCGAAGCCAGCCATTTCAGCCGGCCGCTGTTTCACAAATTCGGCTTCACTGATATCAGGGTAGAAACAGTAAAACGCAACAACGTGCTCTTCAAACGCTTTCTGGTTGAACGACTCGCCGGCTCGCCGCACTGA
- a CDS encoding sulfotransferase family protein, which yields MSESKEIIVVSGLPRSGTSLMMQMLALGGIEPLTDEIRTADTDNPKGYFEFERVKKIREDKQWLPDARGKAVKMISQLLYDLPATECYRIIFMRRDIDEIIVSQEKMLQRRGQPVPERDAMKSAFARHLDKLLQWIPAQPFMSLLEVSYHDLLNARNDAVRPIAAFLPLPLNIDKSLSAIDTSLYRNREAASS from the coding sequence GTGTCAGAATCGAAAGAAATCATCGTCGTTTCCGGCCTGCCGCGATCGGGCACATCACTGATGATGCAGATGCTGGCGCTGGGCGGAATCGAACCGCTGACCGACGAAATCCGCACGGCCGATACCGACAACCCGAAGGGCTACTTCGAGTTTGAGCGTGTGAAGAAGATCCGGGAAGACAAGCAGTGGCTTCCCGATGCTCGCGGCAAAGCCGTGAAGATGATCTCTCAGCTTCTCTACGACCTGCCCGCCACCGAATGCTACAGGATCATTTTTATGCGCCGTGACATCGACGAGATCATCGTTTCGCAGGAAAAGATGCTGCAGCGGCGCGGTCAGCCGGTTCCGGAACGGGACGCAATGAAATCGGCCTTTGCCAGACACCTCGACAAGCTGCTGCAATGGATCCCGGCTCAGCCCTTCATGAGTCTCCTTGAAGTCAGCTACCACGACCTGCTCAATGCCCGAAACGATGCCGTCAGACCAATCGCTGCATTCCTTCCGCTGCCGCTGAACATCGACAAGTCGCTTTCGGCAATTGACACGTCGCTCTACCGCAACCGCGAAGCAGCCTCTTCCTGA